The DNA region TGTAGGCCACAAGGTTACGAACAAAGTCCTTTTTGCCTTCCGTTGTCGTGATATCGAGCGTGTCTTCGGTCATACGCTTGATAAACTTTGTTTCAAATTCTTCCTTGCGTGCCATAGATGGTGTTTCCACGTGAGCAGCGTAGGCTTCATCACGATTAATCGGAAACGTCTCAAGCACATACTCGAAAGACATACAGTGGTTGGCCTCTTCCCACATTTGCTTGGCAAGATACAAGTGACATTCTGCGGCATTCACGTAGGGATACACACCAAATGCAAGGGCTTTGTTAACAAGTAGCTCGTTCGGGTTGAAATAGCTCATGAGAAACGTCAGTGCGTGGCGCTCTTCATCACTCATCTTCTTCCAATCTGCCAAATCTTGCCCTAATTGGATCTCATTTGGAAACCACGTGTTTGAAACTGCCTGATCATACAGATCCATCGCCCACTTGTAATGAATGGGCTTGAGCAGTAGCCCGTCCTGAATCCCGGTTCCTAAAATTGCCATATTTCCTCCTTATACCTTCTTACTGACAGCCTTCACACATCGTCAGGTCGGCTGGATCGAGCGGAGCGGCGACGGTGCCGTTTTGTGCCGCTTCCTCGTTTGCCTGCGCCTGCGCGTTTTTCATTGCGAGGTCAATTGCAGCCAGTTTTTCCTCGAGTGTCATATCGTCATTGATGATTGTACTTGCGTTCATGCCCATTGTTTTATCCCCCTAATTTCTATACCGTTTGTTTTGCTTTAGCGAATCCGAAACCTGTTTTTCGCGGACCACCGCCTAAGGCTTCTGCTTTGTTTACTTTGACCGTGCTCTGCTCAGCCTGGTGGCGTGGTTTTACGTGCAGATAGTAAGTCGTTTTAAGACCCTTCTTCCAGGCAGTACTGTAAATATCAACATACTCATCAATATCGCGGGTCTCAAGGTACATATTGCGACTAATTGCTTGGTCGACCCATTTTTGTGCACGAGCAGCTACTTCGATAAAAGCATACGGACTCAGCTGGAAGCTCGTTTTGTATACATCTTTAAGATGTTTTGGAATTGCATCAATTTGTTGTACATCACCTTGCAAACGAAGCACGTCTTCTTTTACATCATCCCAAATACCGAGTTCTTTCAGGTCGTTTACAAGGTTGACATTTACTTCAAGAAATTTACCGTTCAGTGTCGCACGAGAGAAAATTTGCGCAAATTGCGGGTCAAGCCCAGGTGTCGTTCCGGCAATATGTGCGATATTGGCAGTCGGTGCGATTGCCATCAACGTTGCATTGCGCATACCCTTCTTCACCTTCTTGCGGAGCGCTTCCCAGTCAAGGCGGGTCTTGCGATTGACGTCTACTTTCACGTGGCGGTCCTTAGCAAGCTCATCGAGCGTATCAATAGGGAAGATTCCCTTGCTCCAGCCGCTTCCCTTGAAGGTTTCATAGGTACCACGGGTCTTGGCCATTTCAGCCGATTCATCGATCGCGTGGTAGCTAATGAACTCGGCGATTTGGTCAACAAGGTCATAGGCTTCTTCAGATTCGTAGCTGTAGCCAAGCTTCTCAGTCACATCTGTGAATCCCATAAAGCCGAGGCCAAGTGCGCGGTTCTTAAGATTAGAGTTCATAGCCTCAGGAATTGGCGTGTTGGTGATATCACAAAGGTTATCAAGCTGACGGATCGCACTGCGGGTTGAGGCAGCCAGGCGGTCCCAATCCCACGTTTTATCTTCCTTAAGGTGCGCAGCAAGGTTAATACTTACGAGATTACATACGGCCGTGTTGTCTTTATCCTGTGGCAGCGTAATTTCCGTACAGAGGTTTGAAAGGTGAATCGTACTCGTATTATTGTTGAGCGCACGAACATTAATCGTGTCCTTCCAAGTAAGCCATGGGTGACTAGTTGCTTGAAGTGTAATGAGGATTTGACGGAATTGCTCACGGGCTTTTACTTTAGAAAATTCACGCATCTGCCCTTTTTCAGCTCGCTTGATGTATTCAGCATAGCGCTTGGAGAATTCCTCACCGTAAAGTTCAGGGAGGTCTTCTACTTCGGCCGGGTCAAACATATACCAATCTTGGTCTTTTGAGACACGCTTCATAAATTCATCGCTGATGAAAACGGCTGTGTTGGCAAGACGAGTACGAAGATACGGGTCACCGGAGTTCTGCTTGAGGTCAAGGAACTGCGGAAAGTTGAGGTGCCAATTTTCCATGTAGAGCGCCGCCGCACCAGCCTTCTTGCCCTTGCGAGAAACAGCAAAAAGCGCAGTATCGACCATTTTC from Candidatus Saccharimonadales bacterium includes:
- a CDS encoding ribonucleoside-diphosphate reductase subunit alpha: MSGIHVVKRDGTREPFDANKINLALVAASEGLPDQISKVVQVATELQLTLFDGITTEQLDEAVIHTALQNVKDDPDFDKIAARLLLKNIYKNILGDYESEAELKKLHEEKFPEFIKQGISDGLLDTRMNNKVFNIKKLAKALDPTRDQLSKYLGVVTNKNRYALRKQSGAPIEVPQFTHMRIAMGLSFNEENPTEAALDFYRHMSNLDYVPGGSTRVNAGGSFPQLSNCFLLEVQDDMESIAKGVRDVMWIAKGTGGIGISLNKLRAAGSPVKTTNTESTGPIPFMKMVDTALFAVSRKGKKAGAAALYMENWHLNFPQFLDLKQNSGDPYLRTRLANTAVFISDEFMKRVSKDQDWYMFDPAEVEDLPELYGEEFSKRYAEYIKRAEKGQMREFSKVKAREQFRQILITLQATSHPWLTWKDTINVRALNNNTSTIHLSNLCTEITLPQDKDNTAVCNLVSINLAAHLKEDKTWDWDRLAASTRSAIRQLDNLCDITNTPIPEAMNSNLKNRALGLGFMGFTDVTEKLGYSYESEEAYDLVDQIAEFISYHAIDESAEMAKTRGTYETFKGSGWSKGIFPIDTLDELAKDRHVKVDVNRKTRLDWEALRKKVKKGMRNATLMAIAPTANIAHIAGTTPGLDPQFAQIFSRATLNGKFLEVNVNLVNDLKELGIWDDVKEDVLRLQGDVQQIDAIPKHLKDVYKTSFQLSPYAFIEVAARAQKWVDQAISRNMYLETRDIDEYVDIYSTAWKKGLKTTYYLHVKPRHQAEQSTVKVNKAEALGGGPRKTGFGFAKAKQTV